From Butyricimonas paravirosa, one genomic window encodes:
- a CDS encoding RNA polymerase sigma-70 factor: MQEQTSIKIQGLTVGDRKVYQQIFDTFYHSLCLFTHRFIDDLSVCEDCVQEAFISLWDNREEMASAAHVKSFLYQVSRNNALNHLKHERVKSEYMAKGVQELESQVCFINYVIEEEAERILAETEQELAPKCREIFKLAMQGKDNEEIARLLGVSENTVKTQKKIAYKKLKQKIAEVTMLLLLLNQVVGE, from the coding sequence ATGCAGGAACAAACTTCAATAAAAATCCAAGGATTAACGGTTGGTGACAGAAAAGTGTATCAACAGATCTTTGATACTTTTTATCATAGTTTGTGTTTGTTCACGCACCGTTTTATTGATGATCTTTCTGTTTGTGAGGATTGTGTGCAGGAGGCGTTTATTTCCTTGTGGGATAATCGGGAGGAAATGGCATCCGCGGCTCATGTGAAATCCTTTTTGTATCAAGTCAGCCGTAATAACGCACTGAATCATTTGAAACATGAGCGAGTGAAAAGTGAGTATATGGCCAAAGGAGTGCAGGAACTGGAATCACAGGTTTGTTTTATCAATTACGTGATCGAGGAAGAGGCAGAACGTATACTGGCTGAGACAGAACAAGAATTGGCTCCGAAATGCAGGGAGATTTTCAAGCTTGCCATGCAAGGAAAAGATAACGAGGAAATTGCCCGCTTGCTGGGAGTTTCGGAGAACACGGTGAAAACGCAGAAAAAGATCGCCTATAAAAAGTTAAAACAGAAAATAGCAGAAGTAACGATGTTACTCCTACTATTGAATCAAGTGGTTGGTGAGTGA
- a CDS encoding SusC/RagA family TonB-linked outer membrane protein — MRFLMFFLLLSVVPVSASVFGQDAKVSLQVEKASLEKVMSILEKSTDYRFVYQNSQVESVGNLTLNFKDSDIREVMTECLRGSGLTFSVVGVNVVIVPLGEKPQVQKENKKEKQVKGRVTDKEGLPIPGVSVLIDSTTLGVVTDIEGNYVLTYPEMSNVRLRFSFIGMQTKYVTVGNNTVINVVLEEEVNRLEEVVAVGYGTTKAKDMTGAVSRLGKKEIETAPMGASIQSMLQGRAPGVNVMIGSASPTSPVSVIIRGSSSLSGDSQPLWVIDGVPEYSAGTSGNISNTLYNLNLSDVETIDILKDASATAIYGSRAANGVVLVTTKRGKKGMTPTLEFSARYGIQTMNANDFGVLNAEEYIALSKAAVRASFFTRGTLDYFTRKYIDEAKFNAATNNSQFDLETLVDDFFLEDAYYDGDTDWWDLMTHNAATQDYSLGIRGGSKESSYNASFFYKDQKGIVKGGSSKLLGGSFNFDASVREVIRFKLGLRATSRVTNDKDDMISTILDMRPDYPAYLEDGSINMISYYVENPLFSLKNTKEGKGKDFTGSLGLEWDIIPGLTLRTNGTLKYGINKNLTYDRKYYDDGTSSSTVSKNESYTYVWDNTLNYLNTFGDHNLVGLLGFSIEKYESDGLSASGSNFPDDEVLTNLGSAATKNSIASSYASNTLVSTFARVEYKFKNRYLATFTFRADGSSKFGPDKRWGYFPSGALAWIISDESFLKDYSHIVSYLKLRASIGKTGSQNLGNYDWRTLMGSATYNNAPGIKPSSLGNDILQWESQVQKEIGLDYGFWDDRIRGSIGYYQKKVDNLLYSDPVPYSSSFSSVTQNIGSLKNNGFEFDVKVDIIKNAQKDLTWDFDFNVARNVTTLEKLNSEDEYFGGGAYQYFKIDVGGKTGILYGYKYGGRLIRTNEELVALKTVNPETGQQQYYRDNNNYERPGDLYIMDLDGDGQITADGDRTEIGNANPDFFGGFGTTVYWKGLMVNATFTYSVGADRFYDEEKNSAGDMNVYNTSKNVLKSWTMNPGVDRGYPRAMYYGWGSNSIITDRYVHDASFMRLSALNISYRLPRRLFGSSIVNAIDITFQATNLFTWTKYPGMDPQGNFSTSYSAFYNMGIDYSSYPSARTYNLGIKITLK; from the coding sequence ATGAGGTTTTTAATGTTTTTTCTACTCTTAAGCGTTGTACCGGTTTCGGCGTCGGTATTTGGTCAGGATGCTAAAGTGTCTTTGCAGGTAGAAAAGGCATCTCTTGAAAAGGTAATGAGCATTTTGGAGAAATCCACGGATTACAGGTTTGTCTACCAAAACAGTCAGGTGGAATCTGTGGGTAATTTGACCTTGAACTTCAAGGATTCCGACATTCGGGAGGTGATGACGGAATGTTTAAGAGGGTCCGGTTTGACGTTTAGCGTGGTAGGCGTGAATGTCGTGATTGTTCCGTTGGGAGAGAAACCACAGGTGCAAAAGGAGAACAAGAAAGAAAAACAAGTGAAAGGACGGGTTACGGATAAGGAAGGACTTCCAATACCGGGAGTTTCCGTATTGATTGATAGTACCACGTTGGGTGTGGTAACGGATATCGAGGGAAATTACGTGTTGACCTATCCGGAAATGAGTAATGTGCGTTTACGTTTTTCTTTTATCGGGATGCAGACGAAATACGTGACGGTGGGTAACAACACGGTTATTAACGTGGTTCTGGAAGAGGAAGTGAATCGTTTGGAAGAGGTGGTGGCCGTCGGGTACGGAACCACGAAAGCAAAGGATATGACCGGGGCGGTATCTCGTTTAGGGAAGAAAGAAATCGAAACGGCACCGATGGGGGCTTCTATTCAATCCATGTTGCAGGGACGGGCTCCGGGTGTGAACGTGATGATTGGTTCGGCATCTCCGACCTCGCCGGTATCGGTGATTATCCGGGGATCTTCTTCTTTGTCCGGAGATTCTCAACCGTTGTGGGTGATTGACGGGGTTCCCGAATATTCGGCTGGGACTTCCGGTAATATATCCAACACCTTGTATAATTTGAATTTGTCGGATGTAGAGACAATAGATATTCTAAAAGATGCATCCGCCACGGCAATTTATGGTTCGAGAGCTGCAAACGGGGTTGTATTGGTGACAACTAAACGAGGGAAAAAAGGTATGACTCCGACACTGGAATTTTCTGCCCGTTACGGGATTCAGACGATGAATGCGAATGATTTCGGGGTGTTGAATGCCGAAGAATATATTGCCTTATCAAAAGCTGCCGTGCGAGCTAGTTTCTTCACGAGAGGAACCTTGGATTATTTTACCCGGAAGTATATTGATGAGGCGAAATTTAACGCTGCCACGAATAATAGTCAATTTGATTTGGAGACATTAGTGGATGATTTCTTCTTGGAGGATGCTTATTATGATGGTGATACCGATTGGTGGGATTTGATGACACATAATGCCGCAACGCAGGATTATAGTTTGGGAATCCGCGGGGGATCGAAAGAATCGTCTTATAATGCTTCTTTCTTTTATAAAGATCAGAAAGGAATCGTGAAAGGTGGTAGCTCTAAGTTGTTAGGTGGTAGTTTCAATTTTGATGCCTCTGTTCGGGAGGTGATTCGTTTCAAATTAGGCTTGCGGGCAACATCCCGTGTGACGAATGACAAGGATGATATGATCAGTACAATTTTGGATATGCGCCCGGATTACCCGGCTTATCTGGAAGACGGATCGATCAATATGATCAGTTATTACGTGGAGAATCCTCTTTTCTCGTTGAAAAATACGAAAGAAGGGAAAGGAAAAGATTTCACGGGATCATTGGGGTTGGAATGGGATATTATTCCCGGGCTTACTTTACGGACGAACGGGACGTTGAAGTATGGTATTAATAAGAATTTGACTTACGACCGTAAATATTATGATGACGGAACAAGTTCTTCAACGGTTTCTAAGAATGAATCATATACCTATGTATGGGATAACACGTTGAATTATCTTAACACGTTTGGAGATCATAATCTGGTCGGTTTGTTGGGATTCTCCATTGAGAAGTACGAATCAGACGGATTGTCGGCATCAGGTTCGAATTTCCCGGATGATGAGGTATTGACGAATTTGGGTAGTGCGGCAACTAAAAACTCGATAGCTTCAAGTTATGCTTCTAACACGTTGGTTTCTACTTTTGCCCGTGTGGAGTATAAATTCAAAAATCGTTATCTTGCGACGTTTACTTTCCGTGCGGATGGTTCTTCTAAATTCGGGCCGGATAAACGTTGGGGATATTTCCCGTCGGGAGCTTTAGCTTGGATTATTTCCGACGAGAGTTTCTTGAAAGATTATTCTCATATTGTTTCTTACTTGAAATTGAGAGCTTCTATCGGAAAGACCGGATCACAGAATTTGGGTAATTATGACTGGAGAACGTTGATGGGATCAGCGACGTACAATAACGCACCGGGAATAAAACCCTCTTCGCTGGGGAATGATATTTTACAATGGGAATCTCAGGTACAAAAAGAAATTGGTTTGGATTACGGATTCTGGGATGATCGTATCCGGGGATCTATCGGTTATTACCAGAAAAAGGTCGATAACTTGTTGTACAGTGATCCTGTACCTTATTCATCTTCTTTCTCTTCAGTAACCCAGAATATTGGTTCTTTGAAGAATAATGGTTTCGAGTTTGACGTTAAAGTGGATATTATCAAGAATGCTCAGAAGGATTTGACTTGGGATTTTGATTTCAACGTGGCTAGAAATGTTACGACACTGGAAAAATTGAATAGTGAGGATGAGTATTTTGGTGGTGGTGCATATCAATATTTCAAAATTGATGTTGGAGGAAAAACCGGAATTTTGTATGGTTACAAGTATGGTGGTCGATTGATCCGGACAAATGAGGAGTTGGTGGCCTTGAAAACGGTGAATCCGGAAACAGGACAACAGCAATATTACCGGGATAATAATAATTATGAACGTCCGGGAGACTTGTACATCATGGATTTGGATGGAGACGGACAGATCACGGCTGATGGCGACCGTACAGAAATAGGTAATGCGAATCCCGATTTCTTCGGGGGATTCGGTACTACGGTTTATTGGAAAGGATTGATGGTGAACGCCACCTTTACTTATTCGGTCGGGGCTGATCGTTTCTATGATGAAGAAAAAAATAGTGCCGGGGATATGAACGTGTACAATACATCCAAGAACGTGTTGAAGTCTTGGACGATGAATCCGGGTGTGGATCGGGGTTATCCAAGAGCCATGTATTATGGTTGGGGATCAAATTCCATTATCACGGATCGCTATGTTCACGATGCATCTTTCATGAGATTATCCGCTTTGAATATTAGTTATCGTTTGCCTCGTCGTTTATTCGGTTCCAGCATAGTGAATGCGATTGATATAACATTCCAAGCAACGAATTTGTTCACTTGGACGAAATATCCGGGAATGGACCCGCAGGGAAACTTCAGCACGTCTTACAGTGCATTTTATAATATGGGTATTGATTATAGCTCTTACCCGTCAGCAAGAACCTACAATTTGGGAATAAAAATAACTTTAAAATAA
- a CDS encoding RagB/SusD family nutrient uptake outer membrane protein: MMKRLSYYIMLLGIVFFTSCEDFLDQVPKHNLTLDNAVTDYSGAKNILNGMYSIVASNSAFGGATWCRLSSQGGFYSSYTVNFNMAYKEGSNDMDGTWQALYSLVNSANAAIEAISNLAENKFPTPERKQEMLAEARCMRGWAYTNLFWLFGRWWDADDSAYGILYRDKMSNLSNLQVPRSSVGESYTKIFEDLDDAIANMPDFTTSRSLSRQMAQVLKAKILLYRGAMRGSTQDLKDALTLVETVKRDAPSGWQMESDIAAMYEVGWDSKEVLWARYLGDFASTTSYEFDYSYNIGYNNTYSDIATGWLEEDPRYEVVMDSARAPETWDTKMVFTPVKLYHGGRYDAKDAPYATYYFRYAELYLMESELKARLDDYSLEEALKPLNDMRACRTNPVLPALSPGSKKDLLRAIFREIWVEQFLENGSEYFASLRFINDTDASAAQNKPWIYTLKPDVNFTENQYCWPIPENERLKNPLAVQNPELGN; the protein is encoded by the coding sequence ATGATGAAGAGATTAAGTTATTATATCATGTTGTTGGGGATCGTGTTCTTTACTTCATGTGAGGATTTTTTGGATCAGGTTCCCAAACATAATTTGACACTGGATAATGCCGTCACGGATTATAGTGGGGCAAAAAATATTCTGAACGGGATGTACTCGATTGTAGCTTCCAACTCTGCATTCGGAGGTGCGACTTGGTGTCGCTTGTCTTCACAGGGAGGATTTTACTCGTCATACACGGTTAATTTTAATATGGCCTATAAAGAAGGTTCTAATGACATGGATGGAACTTGGCAGGCCTTGTATTCTTTGGTGAACTCTGCAAATGCGGCAATAGAGGCGATCTCAAACTTGGCAGAGAATAAGTTTCCGACACCGGAACGTAAGCAGGAAATGTTGGCTGAAGCCCGGTGTATGCGGGGCTGGGCTTACACGAATTTGTTCTGGTTGTTCGGGAGATGGTGGGATGCGGATGATTCGGCTTATGGAATTTTGTATCGGGATAAGATGTCAAATTTGAGTAATCTGCAGGTACCTCGTAGTAGTGTCGGGGAATCGTACACGAAGATCTTTGAAGATTTGGATGATGCAATCGCCAATATGCCGGACTTCACGACTTCTCGTAGTTTATCCCGTCAGATGGCACAGGTGTTGAAGGCAAAAATCTTACTTTATCGAGGGGCAATGCGTGGTTCTACGCAAGATTTGAAGGATGCGTTGACACTAGTGGAGACTGTAAAACGGGATGCACCTTCCGGTTGGCAGATGGAATCGGATATAGCAGCCATGTATGAAGTGGGTTGGGATTCGAAAGAGGTCTTGTGGGCAAGGTATTTGGGAGATTTTGCCAGTACGACGAGTTACGAGTTTGACTATTCGTATAATATCGGTTATAATAATACCTATTCGGATATTGCAACCGGGTGGCTGGAAGAAGATCCCCGTTACGAGGTTGTCATGGATTCCGCCCGGGCTCCCGAGACTTGGGATACAAAGATGGTGTTTACTCCGGTGAAATTATATCATGGAGGACGGTATGATGCGAAAGATGCTCCATACGCGACCTATTATTTCCGCTATGCCGAGTTGTATCTTATGGAATCTGAGTTGAAAGCCCGTTTGGATGATTATTCTTTGGAAGAAGCATTGAAGCCTTTGAATGATATGCGGGCATGCCGGACAAACCCTGTGTTACCAGCTTTATCTCCCGGAAGTAAGAAAGATTTGTTGAGAGCGATATTCCGGGAAATCTGGGTAGAACAGTTCTTGGAAAATGGAAGCGAGTATTTTGCCTCTTTGCGATTTATAAATGACACGGATGCCAGTGCGGCCCAGAATAAACCTTGGATATATACGCTGAAACCGGATGTGAATTTCACGGAAAATCAGTATTGTTGGCCGATCCCGGAGAACGAACGGTTAAAAAATCCTCTGGCAGTACAGAATCCGGAACTTGGTAATTGA
- a CDS encoding DUF4465 domain-containing protein, producing MRNLWFIFILIIAFMACSDDKDVLAPVPNDVTLNELELDRFTHAIPDGGFTSKAAHRNSVTFNTKKNNDGTYAGFAYSNRNNRSFTWTATQEALDSNIYSVYTRFPNANEVYAVGRVEGDDTYFTLGTPAVVEHILVANTTYTYLALVYGDQYGTEEEPVANPNIPGSANKKGVWFTNVPGGVKKMVDDDKDFYKLIITGYNGETETGQVEFYLCTRKGDPNHPDWSLVINDWYKVDLSSLGEVSKVVFHVASSDIEAGTGRMRTPPYFCLDGIRIKE from the coding sequence ATGAGAAATTTGTGGTTTATATTCATTCTGATTATAGCTTTTATGGCATGTTCCGATGATAAGGATGTGCTGGCGCCTGTACCGAATGATGTGACGCTGAATGAACTGGAGTTGGATCGTTTTACTCATGCGATCCCGGACGGCGGCTTTACTTCGAAAGCGGCTCACAGGAATTCCGTAACGTTTAATACAAAGAAAAATAATGACGGGACGTATGCCGGGTTTGCTTATTCGAACCGGAATAACCGTTCCTTTACGTGGACGGCTACTCAAGAGGCTTTGGATTCAAATATTTATAGTGTGTACACGAGATTTCCCAATGCGAATGAAGTATATGCTGTTGGACGGGTTGAGGGCGATGATACTTATTTTACGCTGGGAACTCCGGCCGTGGTAGAACATATTTTAGTGGCCAATACGACTTATACCTATTTGGCATTAGTATATGGGGATCAGTACGGAACAGAAGAAGAGCCGGTTGCTAATCCCAATATTCCGGGTAGTGCGAATAAAAAAGGGGTATGGTTCACGAATGTTCCGGGAGGTGTGAAGAAGATGGTGGATGACGATAAGGATTTCTACAAATTGATCATTACGGGATATAACGGAGAGACAGAAACCGGTCAGGTAGAGTTTTATTTGTGTACCCGGAAGGGTGATCCGAATCATCCGGATTGGAGCTTGGTGATTAACGATTGGTATAAGGTGGATTTAAGTTCCTTGGGAGAAGTGTCGAAAGTTGTATTCCATGTGGCATCATCGGATATAGAGGCCGGAACCGGTCGGATGAGAACCCCACCGTATTTCTGTCTTGACGGGATTAGGATTAAAGAATAA
- a CDS encoding thioredoxin family protein yields the protein MKRIVCLLICVCGYFQLFSQGVDFKQITLKEALEQAKVQGKMVFVDCYTTWCGPCKMMTEEVFPQKEAGDFFNAHFVNVKFDMEKGEGKELSKQFKIRAYPTFLLLNPEGKETYRVVGGGELQEFILRVKRGLQKENTLEVLEKEYKTGKMTKKRMLDYVLTLQDTYDNERLKVVADELVKRLTSKEKMAKPYWVIYEDSFLSPLISDNFAFLLKNKAAFEKSIGEEKVNQKIASAYSGMLYSYVAGFAKKEDVGRLDVMQQQLNEYDLPGKEYLRTKLALAYARCNEDVNEMISILEREVQNLPQAELWTLATSLQFVEKKGDKQQWQRIAALGDQFVESAAGEDLKGYLKSFFSRFKKLASVGVYWEDLTLEQALKKAERAKSMVFLDCYTSWCGPCKYMTSNVFPQEIVGDYFNEHFVCLKVDMEKGEGPELAKRYGIRAFPTFLILRPDGSVYHKLLGSGEADEFLKRVQEGMEEENSTGYLDRLYEEGNRDKAFLSRYILSLLSIYEENKAKEVSAVLLGLLDESEKVDSSYWFIFESPALTKKGTDHFKYLVDHREEFIRSLGKTKVDNKLYAVYYNQLSYILKGYDKKSTIEDVVNMKNEIKSFKLEKRKELSACIDITEAYLKKDVKGLYSRCKKGFKLFHDDEAMNIAFPVLKYLKTEMESEEDLQKLVLMLEANIENESLREYISMNTGQ from the coding sequence ATGAAAAGAATTGTGTGTTTATTGATATGCGTATGTGGCTATTTCCAGCTATTTTCGCAAGGAGTCGATTTTAAGCAAATCACGTTGAAGGAGGCTTTGGAGCAAGCAAAGGTTCAAGGGAAGATGGTGTTTGTGGATTGTTACACGACATGGTGCGGACCTTGTAAAATGATGACGGAAGAGGTATTCCCTCAAAAGGAGGCCGGGGACTTTTTCAATGCTCATTTCGTGAATGTCAAGTTTGATATGGAGAAAGGAGAAGGAAAGGAGCTTTCCAAGCAATTTAAAATACGGGCATACCCGACCTTTTTACTTTTGAATCCGGAGGGGAAGGAAACGTATCGGGTTGTTGGAGGCGGAGAACTTCAAGAGTTCATTCTTCGGGTAAAGAGGGGTTTGCAGAAAGAAAATACATTGGAGGTATTGGAAAAGGAGTACAAGACCGGAAAGATGACGAAAAAACGTATGTTGGATTATGTATTGACGTTACAAGATACCTATGATAATGAGCGTTTAAAAGTGGTGGCGGATGAATTGGTAAAGCGTTTGACTTCTAAAGAAAAAATGGCTAAGCCTTATTGGGTAATATACGAGGATAGTTTCCTTTCTCCTTTGATATCCGATAATTTTGCTTTTCTGTTAAAGAATAAAGCGGCTTTTGAAAAGAGTATCGGGGAAGAAAAAGTAAATCAGAAAATTGCTTCTGCCTATTCCGGTATGTTATATAGTTATGTTGCTGGGTTTGCAAAGAAAGAGGATGTCGGGCGGTTGGATGTGATGCAACAGCAATTGAATGAATATGACCTGCCGGGTAAGGAATACCTTCGAACTAAATTGGCCTTGGCTTATGCCCGTTGTAATGAGGATGTAAATGAGATGATTTCAATTTTGGAACGGGAAGTACAGAATTTGCCGCAGGCAGAGCTGTGGACTTTGGCAACCTCTTTGCAATTTGTGGAGAAAAAGGGAGATAAACAGCAATGGCAAAGAATTGCTGCATTGGGAGATCAGTTCGTGGAATCGGCAGCCGGAGAAGATTTAAAAGGATATTTGAAATCTTTTTTCAGTCGTTTTAAGAAGTTGGCTTCTGTCGGAGTGTATTGGGAGGATCTGACTTTGGAACAAGCTTTGAAGAAAGCGGAAAGGGCAAAAAGTATGGTATTCCTGGATTGTTACACTTCTTGGTGTGGTCCTTGTAAATACATGACTTCAAATGTGTTCCCGCAGGAGATTGTGGGTGATTATTTTAACGAGCATTTTGTGTGTCTCAAGGTTGATATGGAGAAAGGAGAAGGGCCGGAATTAGCCAAGCGTTACGGCATACGAGCTTTCCCGACGTTCTTGATTTTGCGTCCTGATGGTAGCGTGTATCACAAATTACTCGGTTCCGGTGAGGCGGATGAATTTTTGAAACGTGTACAAGAAGGAATGGAAGAAGAGAATTCCACGGGGTATCTGGACCGATTGTATGAAGAAGGAAACCGGGATAAGGCTTTCCTATCAAGGTATATTCTGTCTCTGTTGTCTATATATGAGGAGAATAAGGCGAAGGAAGTGAGTGCTGTCCTATTGGGATTGTTGGATGAGTCTGAAAAGGTGGATAGTAGTTACTGGTTTATTTTTGAAAGTCCGGCGTTGACTAAAAAGGGAACAGATCATTTTAAATATTTGGTAGATCATCGGGAGGAGTTCATCCGGTCTTTGGGTAAAACGAAGGTTGATAATAAGTTATATGCCGTGTATTATAATCAGTTGAGTTATATCTTGAAAGGGTATGATAAAAAAAGTACAATAGAAGATGTGGTAAACATGAAAAACGAGATTAAATCTTTTAAGTTGGAAAAACGAAAAGAGTTGTCTGCATGTATTGATATAACGGAAGCCTATCTGAAGAAAGATGTAAAGGGCTTGTATAGCCGTTGTAAAAAAGGATTTAAATTGTTTCATGATGACGAAGCGATGAATATTGCGTTCCCGGTATTAAAATATCTGAAAACGGAAATGGAATCAGAGGAGGATTTACAAAAGTTGGTTCTCATGTTGGAGGCAAATATAGAAAATGAGTCTCTGAGAGAATATATTTCAATGAATACAGGGCAATAG
- a CDS encoding TlpA disulfide reductase family protein, with protein sequence MRKILFCVCFLLVCCVVYAQHTGKYKVNGKIEGMESGQVVMKQKTAEGYNELGVSDIKNGQFEFKGKIAEIQSVQLFFNNQRGSLTLFLEPGKIHVAVKKDSIYYGNVEGTSTNELWQYFNKEERRLESVEAGCAQAYQKAFATKDKEIVRAATRAFVDATKARKIFRNEFLNHSAHKYVAACFYRTSLMQKLQYAELDSLVKSYVGMENNNDVRLITQRRDLMRTVAVGARVPEINLPDVEGKFFALSSFRGKWVLLDFWASWCAPCRREGKHVLELYKKYQQDGFEVLGVSIDQNPDAWKQAIKEDQTPWKHVLDQRSEVAKTFGVSSVPRVFLISPEGIIVAVNLYGKELEQRLEKIFSK encoded by the coding sequence ATGAGGAAAATATTGTTTTGTGTTTGTTTTTTACTCGTATGTTGTGTGGTTTATGCACAACATACAGGTAAATATAAGGTTAATGGTAAGATTGAAGGGATGGAGTCCGGGCAAGTGGTGATGAAACAAAAAACAGCAGAGGGATATAATGAATTGGGCGTTTCAGACATAAAAAACGGGCAATTTGAGTTTAAAGGAAAAATTGCAGAGATTCAATCTGTTCAATTGTTTTTTAACAATCAACGGGGTAGTTTGACCTTATTTCTAGAACCGGGAAAAATTCACGTGGCAGTAAAGAAAGATTCAATTTACTACGGGAATGTTGAGGGAACATCAACGAATGAGTTATGGCAGTATTTTAACAAAGAAGAACGTCGTTTGGAGAGTGTGGAGGCGGGATGCGCCCAAGCTTATCAAAAGGCATTTGCGACCAAAGATAAGGAGATCGTGCGTGCGGCCACGAGAGCTTTTGTGGATGCGACTAAAGCTCGGAAAATTTTCCGGAATGAATTTTTGAATCATTCAGCTCATAAATATGTGGCGGCTTGTTTTTATCGTACTTCTTTGATGCAAAAATTGCAATATGCAGAGTTGGACTCTTTGGTAAAAAGTTATGTTGGGATGGAAAATAATAACGATGTCCGTTTGATAACTCAACGTCGGGATTTGATGCGAACGGTGGCTGTAGGGGCTAGAGTGCCTGAGATCAATTTGCCGGATGTTGAGGGAAAGTTTTTCGCATTGTCTTCTTTTAGAGGAAAATGGGTATTGTTGGATTTTTGGGCATCTTGGTGTGCGCCTTGTCGTAGGGAAGGAAAACATGTTCTTGAGTTGTACAAAAAATATCAGCAGGATGGATTTGAAGTTTTAGGTGTGAGTATTGATCAAAATCCTGATGCATGGAAACAAGCCATAAAAGAAGATCAGACTCCGTGGAAACACGTCTTAGATCAGAGGAGTGAAGTGGCTAAAACTTTTGGTGTTTCTTCTGTTCCCCGGGTATTTTTGATTAGTCCGGAAGGAATTATCGTGGCTGTTAATTTGTATGGAAAAGAGTTGGAACAACGTTTAGAAAAAATCTTCTCGAAATAG
- a CDS encoding FecR family protein, with the protein MNDLIPRLDISRLIVKDLNGEIKESEKQELKEWINESEENKALYLRVRERENRNQRLEVIRKLNKQAAWREVERKTRKSQHFISGWLYKGIAVAIPVILLFCLYYYRSGEVDLEVVKQEHREIHPGEIKAELILANGQRLALDAKKENPVESDLDGVKILKENQGIRYECEDLEGEVPYHELRVPRGGEYPITLEDGTEVYFNSETRFRYPVKFGERERKVFLVGEAYFKVKREADRPFIVEIGENRIEVLGTEFNARYYPEENKQMTTLVSGKVKFISKDDKSLVLAPGEQAVLTDEGILSRKTVDITLYTAWKDGNFVFRKQRLEEVLNTLARWYDVDIFYEDVSRKDIEFTGNIQRFERFEEIVGLLQMTGDTEFEVKGKSIFVRRK; encoded by the coding sequence ATGAATGATTTGATACCAAGATTAGATATTTCTCGTTTGATTGTCAAAGATTTAAATGGAGAGATTAAAGAATCGGAAAAGCAAGAGCTGAAAGAGTGGATTAATGAAAGTGAAGAGAATAAAGCGTTGTATTTAAGAGTGCGGGAACGAGAGAATCGGAATCAGCGATTGGAGGTGATCCGGAAATTGAACAAACAAGCAGCTTGGCGAGAAGTAGAACGTAAAACAAGAAAAAGTCAGCATTTTATATCCGGGTGGCTTTATAAGGGGATTGCTGTGGCAATACCGGTGATTTTATTATTCTGTTTATATTATTATAGATCGGGAGAGGTGGATTTGGAGGTAGTAAAACAAGAACATCGGGAAATTCATCCGGGAGAAATAAAGGCAGAATTGATTCTGGCTAATGGGCAACGTTTGGCTCTTGATGCGAAAAAGGAAAATCCAGTGGAATCAGATTTGGATGGAGTAAAAATATTAAAGGAAAATCAGGGGATCCGTTATGAGTGTGAGGATTTGGAGGGGGAGGTCCCGTATCATGAATTGAGGGTTCCAAGAGGTGGGGAGTACCCGATTACGTTGGAGGACGGGACGGAAGTGTATTTTAATTCGGAGACAAGATTTCGTTATCCTGTGAAGTTTGGGGAGCGGGAGCGTAAAGTTTTTCTGGTAGGGGAGGCTTATTTTAAGGTGAAACGGGAGGCTGACCGACCTTTTATCGTGGAAATAGGGGAAAATCGTATAGAAGTACTTGGAACCGAATTTAATGCACGTTATTACCCGGAAGAGAATAAGCAAATGACCACGCTTGTTTCGGGGAAAGTGAAATTTATTTCAAAAGATGATAAAAGTCTTGTGCTTGCTCCGGGAGAACAGGCGGTTCTGACCGATGAAGGTATTTTGTCCCGTAAAACGGTTGATATTACCCTATATACAGCTTGGAAGGACGGGAATTTCGTATTTCGCAAACAGCGATTGGAAGAAGTACTGAACACATTGGCTCGTTGGTATGATGTAGATATTTTCTATGAAGATGTTTCTCGGAAGGATATTGAATTTACCGGGAATATTCAGCGATTCGAACGTTTTGAAGAGATTGTTGGGCTTTTGCAGATGACAGGTGATACGGAATTTGAGGTAAAAGGGAAAAGTATTTTCGTGAGGCGTAAATAA